AAGATCATCATCCCAGGAAAGCCCTTATGGAGGAGAGCCTGGAGGCGCGGGGGTCGGCAGGAAGTCGCCGGCCGGCGCCCTCCCCGGCTCAGGCACTTTTCTGTCTCACTCCATCGCCCGCACGGAGAGGCTCTCAGTGGAGAAACTGCACCTGGAGGAGCGGGGCAGACACAGAGGGCTGAGGAGGCTCGGCACTGCGCCACCCACACCCCCCCACCGAAGGGGCTGGGAAGAGCAGTACCCCCCTTCCCAAGCCAGGCTACGGAAATGCTCAGGCCAGGGCCGCTGCCCTTGGGGAAGTCAGCGGAACGGCCCCCACACTCAGTGCCCCCCAGGAAGGTGCCACGGCGTCAGCGGAGAAATGGGGACCCCCCTAAGAGGGGACTGCGGGTGTTCCAGCGGGGACGGAAAGCATGTGCCTCGGCTGCCTGCAGGCACGTGGTGGGCGGCTCGGGGTGGGGGTGCCGTACTAGGGTGGGCGGCTCGGGGGCGGGGTGCCGTACTAGGGTGGGCGGCTCGGGGGCGGGGTGCCGTACTAGGGTGGGCGGCTCGGGGCGGGGGTGCCGTACTAGGGTGGGCGGCTCGGGGTGGGGGTGCCGTACTAGGGTGGGTGGCTCGGGGGCGGGGTGCCGTACTAGGGTGGGTGGCTCGGGGTGGGGGTGCCGTACTAGGGTGGGCGGCTCGGGGGCGGGGTGCCGTACTAGGCGAGCATGTGGTCCGCGGTGGAGTAGGGGGGCCTGAGCCCGTCACTGTAGGTGTCCATGGGGAAGTCGCCTTCCATGTCCAGGGGTTCCAGGGGCACGTCACTCGAGTACATGCGGCGGTAGGTGGGGTCCATGTCTGCGGGGCAGAGAGGGCCCCTTCAGGCTCTGCGGGCCTCCTCCCAGCCCTCGCCCCGTCCTCCTCTGCCCACCGCCCCCCGCACTCCACAGTGCTTGCCGCTGCCCCGCGGCCCTGCGGGTGCCTTTCCCGCCTCGCACCCaccagccccgcccggctcccCAGGAACCCCGCGCACACTCACCCTCGCCGTAAGGCTCGTTGATGGGGATCATGCTCTGGGCCTGGGAAGGGACGGGCAGATGTTGGGGgtgggtagcagtttgatattatttaagaattccaaaaatagatattggatcatgtttataaactggtctgttcctctgggcatattacattgtattaaattcaggtttcacttttactcgattaaattatgattaaggctttgattcggccacatcagtaggacgttgagtcccggCCCCCtgggtggttggggactcacagagaaaacaacgaggcagaggagagagtttgagttttgatgctggagccccagggagagagccaagctgttcgcctgataatttgcagctgaagagaccagagccctcaacagctgagaaagcccagaaagaaacgagccccggggagagagccaagccttTTGCTAGCCtccagctgagaatggaaggaacTGGGACCCCAGAGCCTTAGGaagaggaggaaggctgaacccttcaGAGGCGGGCAGCCATCAGGCTCCAGCACGTGGCGACAAACTGGTGAGAGAAGTTgcttacactttatggtcttgtgactgtaagcttctaccccaaataaataccctttataaaagccaaaagagttcTGGTACCTTGCCtgggcacccctttggctgactaatacagaatttggtaccaggaatgAGGTCTtgattttgcaattaccaaaatgctggaacagttttataagtgtgtaagggtattttttggaggaattgtgagatgctttgaagagactgttggtaggaatatggatgctaaagagacttttcatgaggccttagaagaaatgatgaaactattattggaaactggaggaaaggtgatctgtgttttaaagttgcagagaacttagcaagatatactcctgatgttttatggaagacagaatttgaaaatggcaagcctgggcatttagctgaagaatttCCCAAAGTAAACTTAGAAATCCagtttggcttctccttgcagcttatagtaaaatgctagacaagagagataagATAAGAACTGaattgctgggcacaaagaaaccagaaagtgaTTCCAGAAactccaagcctctggaaatcaagccctcaGATgacagtgccccatttgaggaactGACTAAACATGGAACATGtaaatcaggattggaaatgaagttatccaggaaagtcttgtgcaaagtcttactgtctgatggcttggacccctgcttcttgcatgctaaaccaacaagctttttgagagaactatatgaacaaaaccactgttatcctggactaaaagggatatTAACGGGAAATATGGAAGGGAAAAttactttaagaggaaaaccatggaagctgagatctggaattaagacatatccttgagggaagtggacttggcccaatggatagggcgtccgtctaccacatgggaggcccacagttcaaacgttgggcctccttgacccgtgtggagctggcccatgagtagtgctgatgagcgcaaggactgccgtgccacgcagtgttgtcccccgcgtaggggagccccacgtgcaaggagtgtgccccgtagtaaggagagccgcctagcgtgcaagaaagtgcagcctgcccaagaatggcgccacacacacggagagctgacacaacaagatgatgcaacaaaaagaaacacagattcccggtgtccctgataaggatagaagcggtcacagaagaacccacagcagtcacagaagaacacacagcgaatggacacagagagcagacaactgggggtggggaagggaagagaaatttaaaaataaataaatcttaaaaaaaaaaagacacatccttgggccaagagaagaaccccacccatgtgtgcagagagggtagagcacattccaAGGATTAGGGAGGGTAAGGTcaacaccccataggtctgagaggggtgggcttgtcccccatggattagggaaggtcaggtcatcaacaactcattgctctgagagttgggtctgtatgccaaagattagggaggatgttgtctttgcttcactgtactaggggagTTGAGACTCCATCCCAAAGATTGGGTGAAGTGTGGCCATTACCCCAGtgctcttggagggagaggtctggagctcagttgccacccagatgcttgatgagagtgaaatcaaaagaaaatggctgttggacaAACCTGTGGTGAGGGTGggtccccacaaggccccagggagaagaaaccatcgcCTTGAGAATGAccctcagactttgaaatctaatgaggtatgccctgcaggttttcagaactgttctaGACCCATGACTCATATTTACCTCCCAATTTCTcattatggtaatgcaaatgtttaccccttgtctgttcctttgtatattggaagcagataaatgatTTTGTAAGTTttacaggtctacagccagacaggactttgccccaagacaaactgtatttctataaactgattgtgatgtgattttgtatttagcattgctactgaaataaagtgttctgtgttttttttttagtgctataatgtctttttggaattcagaggatggagtgtagcagtttgatattatttatgaatccccaaaatagatattggattattcttataaactggtctgttcttttgGGCATTTAGATTATATTAAactcaaaggtttcacttttacttgattatattatgattaaggctttgattcagccacattaataggatgttgagtccctgaccCCTGGGTGGTTGGggactgacagagaaaaagacaaggcagaggagagaatttgagtttggatgctggagcctggGGGAGAGAGccaagtcatttgcctgataatttgtagctaaagagaccagagccctgaacagctgagaaagtccagaaagaaattgagccccagggagagagacaagccttacgCAATCCTGCAGTCCTACAGTGGAGAATGGAAggaactgggaccatggagccttaggcagagggaagaagctggaccctcccagagaccagcagccatcttgctccaccatgcGGCAACAGATGTTGGTGacggaagtaacttacactttatggccttgtgactgtaaacttctaccccaaatgaataccctttagttctgatactttgcatcggcaccctttgggtgactaatacaggGAAAAACAGGCTCCGGGCCgcagaggggcaggggcagagagcTGCTTCTGAAACTATGAGCCAGGGGGAAAGCGAAGACCGCTTGCAAGAACGGAGGAGGCCAAAGCGGGGTCCCTTGTGTCCTCAGCCCCTTCCCAAGATGGAGAGTCCCCACATTCATGGAGCAGtctggggagtggggtggagggacaGGGCTCAAGGGTGGGTGCAGGGAGGGCAGGATTTGGGAAGATGGCAGCGCTGGCCCAGGAAGCAGCCCCTCCGCCTGAACAACTgctgaactggcaggaactgtctgaatcaattattttgaaaatctgGAGTCTAATGGAACATTGTGCAGCATTCGGGCAAGagctggagaaagaggctggtaaacgTGGTGAGGATCAGTGAATTTCACCCGCATACATTgttaatgggaatgtaaaatggtgcagccgttGTGGAAAACAGAacagcagttcctcagaaagttaacatAGCATTACCGTGTGAACCGGCACTTCCACTCCTAGGCATATATGCCcaaaacaactgaaagcagggacgtgGGCAGGGATGTGCACACCAGTGCTCACTGTAGCATTTCAGCCAAAAGACAGACGCAACCCAAGGATCCATCGAGAGACGAATGgggaaacaaaatgtggtctattcctataatggaatattattcagccacaaaaaaaaaaaatgacgcACTGCCACACGCAAAAACATGGATGCCccgaagacatcatgttgagtgaaattggccagacacaaaaagacaaatattgtatgatttgtgttatatgaaatacttagaataagcaatgTCTTAGAGACAGAGCAGAATAGTGCTTTCCAGGGCTGTTCGGAGGGGCAATGGGGAGTTATCGCTGAGTATGAGTGtgggtttgggatgatgaaaatagtctggaaataagACAGTGGTGAAAGCtacacagtattgtcaatgttcttaatgtcaaagaattgtccacttaaaatggttaagatgacttttatgttatgtatattttaccaaaactaaaaattaattattttcttaaaaagagagagagagagaatgggtggagggagctgccccacacaggatcAGGGCCGCCACTGGCCTATACAGTGCCTTCGTGCAAATTAGAAAAAGGCACCTCTTCCTCAAACACTTTATACTAGTTTGGGCAAAataaaattgccatttttgtaGGTCAAAGCAGACCTATGTCATATGATTCGCCCTACTACTTTTGTCTGCTAGGAAACGGTCTTAAGCAAtccaattataaaataaaaattgatgacCCTGGTGGTAGGTAGGCACCTCCCTAAATGCGTTGTCTTTGTGCAGTCTACAGCTTGCACAACCACCCATGGCAGTCGGGCTCGGGATACTCACGGCCTCCCAGGCAACTGGGTCATGCTTGAAGAGGGAGTTGGTGAGCTCCACAGACACGCGCTTGCGGTACTCTGGGTTCTTGTCCTCAGAGATGCGGAACAGGACGGCAGCGGCGTAGGTGGCTGAGCAGAGAGGACGAGAAGGCCGGGTCAGGCACCGGCACCGGCCTGCTCCCCGGGTGCCTGCTCCCCGTGCCCCCACCACAGCCCCACAGCCACTCACCGGTGCCCTCGTTGCGGGAGTGGAGCAGCTCCATGAGGGGGGCCGAGGCCCCCTCGGCATCGATGGCGTCGGCCGCCTCCTTGTCCTGGGCCAGCTCGCACAGCACCCCGGCGGCCACGCGCTGGATGTTCTCCACTGATGAGTACAGGAGCTGCGGAGAGGGGGCacggcgggggaggggggtgaggtGGGCCTCAAAGCCCCCCACAGCGCCGCCCACCCAGCCCCCCTCCCTCTTCTGGATCTGACACAAGCTTTTCCTAGAAGCCGTGGACAGCTCagggaaaatacaaagaaacagaaaacagtcATCAGCCCACCACCCAGACACAGCCTCGGTGAACGTGGCATATTTCCATTACATTTTTATAGCGTTCACTGATCGTATATATAAAATTGATCCCCCCCTTTCTCACCTGACGTTGTAGCATAAAGCGTTTTCCTATATtactatatttttttatattattatatttcttttgatcAAGTAATTCAAGTCCCAGACTTGAATTATTAGGTTAAAAGACATGAACACTTTCAAGATTCTTTATATGTATTTCAAAATTGCCTTCCAGAGAGGTTAGACCAACTTAGCCTCCCACCCACGGTGTCTAAGCTAAGAATGCGGATTTCATCGCGTCCTTACCAGCACGGGGCACGCCGGCGTTTTCCCTTTGCCAGTTTGATAGTGGAAAATGGGCCCTCACTGGAGCAAGTTTCATTTCTGTCCTCCTGAGGCTGAACATTGTTTGTTTTGGCGCCACCCGGGAATAGCCTCTCTCCTTTGCCCATTTAACTACTGGTGTCTCGTATAAATGAGCTCTTTTATGGGAAGGAGAGTAAACCCTTGTCTGTTATGatacttgcaaatattttcccagttTGCTACTAACCTTTCAATGCTTTTTACGTTGTTTTCTGACATGCAGAAGGTTTTAATGTTTACGTGGTTGAATTCgagattattttttttcctttgtgatttctgcCCTTGCTTTTAAGCTTGAGAAGTTATTCCATCTAGAAGTTTGCAAAGTGGCCACTCCTGGTGGGCCGCTTTCTCCTAAAGTCCTTTTTGCCCCTCTTGATGCATGGCCCAGTTCCCCGAACCCTCAGTGAGCTTGGCTCCCAACCGTCCCCTCTCAGCTGGCAGGAGGGGAAAGCAGGGGCTGGGGACACATCTCCTGCCCGCCGCCCCACTCACCTGCACGAACAGGGGGATGGTGTTGAGCCGGAAGATCTCCATGCGGGTCATGGGGTCCCGCGCGAGGATGTGCAGGGCTCCAGTGCAGCCCTCCACAATCTCCTCCATCCTCACGCCGTCCTGCACCAGGGGAGGCATCGGCATGGGACAGGCGGCCCTCGGACATGGCCACAACCCCCCACCACGACACCTTGACAAACCCTGCTGGTCCTTGGAGCTGGCGTCAACCACACCTCCCCTTCCTACCTGCACACACGCAAGCACACAACACCTGTTCACACCGAGGACTCCCCAGGAAGGGCTGTGACAGGCACCACCGGCTCCCCTACCGTGTAGGGCTGCTGCGTGCCCGCAGCCACGTGGCGCTGGGCATCCTGGTGAGCCTTGACCAGCAGCTGGACGAGGCGGGGAATGACAGCGGCCTCCTGCAGCGGGGCGTGGTTGGCAGGGCACAGGGCCAGGTTCCTGATCAGGCCGATGGTTGCCTGGCAAGAAAGGGGGCAGTGATGAGAGGCATTTCCCGGGCACCTGGAGGGTCCCAGCATCAATCATCTCCTCCTCGGTCTCTTCTGTGCCACAGGCCTGACATAGATAGGTTGGAAGATGTCCTGAGAAGGAGACCACCCCCAGTCCAGGTCCCTCAGTCACAGGACCTGTGGGTCCTCTTGTCTAACTCTAGGAGCCCCTGCTAAAATGAGATTCCATTCCAGAACATTCTGCCACTTCCCACGCCCTGACCCTCACCCTTGCCCCCTCGCTCTTCAACCACCCATAGGCATCATTCCTGGTCTTGCTTTTCTGATCGTTCCCAAACCCTGATTATCAGAAGTCCTTGCTGCTTTGGTTGGCGATGCTCATACTACAATCAGCCCCCTGCGGGGCTGCTCCAGAAGCGGCTCCTCTCCAGGGGCCCCCGACTCCCCTCTCTGGTCTCCCAGAGTCCCTAAGGGTCCTGCAGAGCAATTTATCATCTCAAAACAAGAAGCCAGAGCGCAGGGATGAAAATCTCCCTGGGAGGGAGCACGCACGCAAGGGGGCGGGAGCCTCGCCAGTGCCACCCGCACCCGGCTGCTGGCCAGGGTATAAACTCTGCTTCCTGAGCTGCAGCAGTGGCCGCTCTCCGCACACCACACCTGCCCAACCTTGGACTGGCAGCAGGGTCCCAAAGTCAAGGACGGGGACACACAGTGCTCTTTTTTTCTCACTGcggattgtttttaaaaaattcaatgggTATAATCACTtaaaagtcattctttttttttttttttaatacaaggaAACATTTAGTTTCAATTTATATCAAGAAATTTGCTGTTTTTTATGCTTTtggtttttccctcttttttttcctattttatttcattctagcCACTCAGTGGCTCGAGTGGCTGGGTTCCTGGTATTAAAGAGATGTCAGTtctcctatatattctctgtaacatttatgtatgttatttatgtaattttttttcaaaaaataaaaaaaaagcaaacacacacacaaagatgctaggaggggagtggatgtggctaaagctgttgagcacctgcctcccacatgggggggggtcccaggttcctagtgcctcctaaagaaggtgaacAGATAACGAGCAGATGcaacgaacagacacagtgagTAAACAAGCGAAAACAACAAGCTGACAGGCAAAGGAGCCATGGAGTGGGGACCAGTTGGAAAATaaaactgtattaaaaaaaaaaaaaagatgctggagtagatgtggctcaagcagttgagtgcctgcttcccatgtgggaagtcctgggtcagttcctgttgcctcctaaaaacaaataaacaaacaagcaaacaaacaaaaaaaccaactcaggaaagctgatgtggctcaggtcccaggttcatttccttgatcccagtatctcaaaaaaaaagccaacacagGTATCTGTGTCTCGCTCAAGAGCCTGCCCCACACTGAATgcttaaaaaatgatgaaaagaaaacacaaaataaaccaacaaaatacaacaaaaatgaaGAAGGGATTCTATCATTTTCTGCAAGTCTGGTGGGAACCCACAGATATTACAGTGGGAAGAAACCAGGGCCCTTGCTGTACTGCCCAAATTATCTCAAGTTTGGCCAGTGGGGGCTGGCTCCTGCCCTTTTGACAAGACCGTTTGTTGATAGGTAACTCCTCATTCTCTAGCACCAGGCGTCACCCTGCGTTTTGGCTCTTTTACTTATTTCTACACATAGATATACACACACGTACCCTATAAGTCTGGCCCTAGGGCCTACCCACCACCTGGCTCACCCTCACTTCCCCTGCCCCACTAGAGGTGGGCATATCATTCATCTCTCCAGGCAGCCTCTAGGAAGAAAGCACTTTCCTTTGCATCCTTAAGCACCTatggcaggggagcagatgtggctcaagcagttgagctcctgcctcctacatgggaggtcccgggtttggttcccagggcctcctaaaaaagtaaaacaaacaacaagcaaaaacaaacaaacaaacaaaaaaccaactcagggaagccaatgtggctcagtggttgagcacccacttcccacatacaaagtcctgggttcaatccccagcccccagcacctaaaaaaaaaaaaaaacaccccataTGGCAGAGAGTAAGTGTCCCCCAGAGTCCactcttccctttgtcttttTAGTGCTCTTCCTGAGTTTCAGCAGAACTCCTGGCCTGCTGGCTGGTGAAGATATTCCCTAGCCTCCACTGCATCTAGATAGGGCCAATAACCAAATTCTGGGATGTGAGCCAAGTGCTAGGTCCCACTCTCTGGTTGCTGCTagcatccccaccccccaaccccacttCTCCAGGGCCAGAACACATCTGCAGGCTGGTGGGACAGTCCAGCCGTTCATATGAGGGCAGCCCTCTCATCTAGACCCTCTGCCCTAAGAAGTGTACTCCATGGAccagcagcagcacctggaagcctgttagaaatgcagaatctcagatCCCACATGAACTCTGAGAAGCTCACTCTAGAAGGCAGAGCTGTAAGATAGGAAGAATCCGGGTCTCTGGAGCAGAGTCGTCAAGGTCTAAACGATTACATGCGAGAGAAATAAACTTCCACCTTATTAGAGCTCATACCTCTGGTCctctttgttatagcagctttGCTTGTATTACACTGATCCTGACTGCAGAGAGCTCCTTCCCCTCGcccagctcccacccacagcagcAGATGGTACCTTGACCAGCGGCCACTGGTTGGGCTGGTTAAGCAGCTTGACGATGGCCGGGATGCCGTAGTTGAGGCGCACGGAGTTCTGGGCCATCTCGGCCTCAGGGTGGCGGCTGGTGAGGTGGCGCAGGGCGCAGACGGCAGGCTCCGTGATGTCATCCTTGTCGCCGGCGCGCAGGATGGCGTGGATGAGAGCCTCCACGCCGCTGTTCTGTGTCACCAGCGTCTTGTTCTTGCTGTTGTTGCACGTCAGGTTGGAGAGAGTGCCCGTGGCGCAGGTGAGGACGTTGACGTCATCCACGCTCAGCTGGTTCACCAGAATCTTCAGCACGCCCTCCAGGCCCTCCTGGGAGGTCATAGGGAGGAAGTGGAGGGTGAGGGAGACTCCTGGGAAGCCTTAGCCTTCCCAAATACACCAGAGAGGACTGCCATGGCGGGAGCTGGCCCGGAACTTTCCTCCCGGTAATCCTGCCCACAGTTCCTGAGGGGTACCACCATCCtgtggaggctcagagaggttgagggTGCTGCCCACCGAGCCACAGCTAGGGGgttggatttgaacccaggcctggCTCTAAgctcctgctccttcctccacccctggcTGCCTCACCCTGGGTCCTCAGCCCCGGGTACTGCCCCACTCAGGCTGAGGGTGTCAGCCGAGGGAGGCCTCTCAGTCAGGAGGCCATATGCTTCAGTGGCCTGGCCGACCTGCTTGACCCGCTTCTCACCCTCCTGGGCCTTCACTGCTGGCCCTGGTGGCCCCCAAGCCAAATCCACCCTCAGGAAATATCTTTAACCCAGAAGTCTCCCCTCTACCAGGGAGAGCCAAGTGGGCCTTGTGGGTGGAACAGAAAGACCCCGGGCTTTGGGGACAGACCatgctgggttcaaatcctagctctgccatttactagctatAACTCGGGCCAGTACTTAACTCCCTGAGCCTCCAGGTCTTCATCTAAGTGGCAGGTCCCCCCACTCTACCTCCAGGGTTGGCAAGAGGATTAAATGGACCCTCCAAAAGCGCCTGGCCGAGCGCCAGCACATGGGAGGTGCCCCATAAACAGTGGATTTACCGAGTGGGGTGGGAGGCTCCCTGGCACGGTGGCCTAGTTGGAAGGAGGGCACCTGAGGCTTGTCCTGGGGCTGCGTTTTCCTTAAATTGTGTtttcagccccccacccccaccaagtCTGCCCCTTGGCACGTTCCCGCTCCCTGCGCCGCGGTCCAGGTCAAAACCACTCCTCTGGCACCCCCTGAGCCCCAGCCGAAAACACCAgccccctttctcttcccttccctaaCCCCTAAGAGggatttgaacctacagttaaaGGGGTGAGGGGCTCCCGGGAAGCTTGGGCCTTGGCATGACAGGGAAAGAGCAAGAGGTCTCGGGTGTCCCACAGCACCTAAAGTCAGACCCCAGACAAGAGGCTGGAGGAAGGACGCGGCGAGGGCAGGACGAGGCGGCCGCAGGGCGCCTCCCTCACCTGCTTGGTGGCCACATCCGAGAGGTTGCGCAGGGTCCAGAGACAGTTTTGCACCAGGCGGGGACTGTTGCTCGTCAGGTGCTTGCCCAGGGCCTGCATGCCACCTGGGGCGGGGGACGGGGGTGATGTCAGCCACGGGGGAGCTCGGCTGACCAAGCCCAGTGGCTAGGCAGGCACCCCGCCCTCCCAGGCAGAGCACGCACCGGCCTCCACAATGGCAGGCTTGTTGCTGGGACACACGGACAGCACCTTGAGCACGCGGCTGGTGGTCCAGAGCAGCTTCTCGTAGCTGTAGTTGCGCATGATCTGCACAAGGGCCTGGGGCCCTCCGTTGGCCAAGATGATCAACTGTGGCGGCAGGGGAAGGGCGGGCGTGAGACAGGCAGGGGACGAGACAGGGAACAAGGGAGAGGCCAGGCCACCGGACCAGCTGCTGCAGAGCTTCAGTTAAAGCCCGAGTAGCCTGTGTACTTATTAAATAAGACAACATTTGGAAAACAGTGTAACAGCCAGTGCTGGCAAGAATGCGTGGAACTCTACCACGTTCATTCCACCGATGGCACTCTAAGTTAATGCAAGCCTTCTGGAGAGCCAGCTGGCCAGCTGGGTAAAAGACTAGAAACGTCAAAAACCCTTAGCCTCCCTGACGGAAATTTAGTCGAAGCTCAGAATCACTCTTTGGGAAGAGCTGTGTGCTTTATACACTGTGAAAAAGGCAGGCACCTTGGAGCAGTCAAAAGgtcccacctcagggcctccATTTAATGAGATACCATTAGGGAGGGTGTTTTGAGGACAATATAGCAAAAATTTGTAAAAGCCTATCGTGTAGAGAGTAGACACAAAGTTGCACATTTGCCGTGACTGCAACTGTGTGAAATTAGATTCAGAGAAGAGCCCTGGAGGAACCCATCGAAATGACAGCAGTGGCTGCATGAGGGTGAcgaggaaatttttcatttccttacccACAAAGTATTTAGTGACGATAAAAAGCATAAAAGCATATCCATCTACAGATACTTAAATATTTAACCTGAAAACACTAGGGACGGCGGCCCGAAGCGCAGCAGGACGGGAGCTGACGCCGCGGGGGCTGTGGGGTCCCACCTTGCTCTCCTGGTTGCCATAGGCCAGGAGCTGCAGGCAGTCGGTGGTGATGGCCAGGAACTTGGGGTTGTTCTTGTTGAGCAGGGGCACCATCTTCTGCAGCCCGTCCGCCAGGCGCACCGCCATCTTAGCGCCCTCCTGGTAGAGCAGCAGGTTGTGCAGGGTGGTGATGGCGTAGAACAGGACCGACTCCACAGGGGAGCTGGGATGGCGGGCAGGGGCTTAGCGTGAGTCAGGTCCAGGGGCCTGAGGTACGCGTGGGCCTGGAAggagccccctcccccaggaagCTGCCCCCAAGACCCACACCCCCACGGGAATGTCCCCTTTCTGAAGTCCCGTCACCCCTTGAGCCCAGCTCCACTCTCACGGAGCAGCACCCTGAACCTCTCCTCTCCCCATCCTCCTCCCTCCTGCTTCTGGGCTCCCAGTCCAGTGCTGGGCACACAGTAGGTCCTTGATGTCGGTCTACTGAGCCCACATGCCAGAGAGACCCGCGAGGTGTTCAGGGGAGAGTGAGATCAACAGCTCCACCCGCAGGGAACTCCCAGCCTGGCATGGGCGACCAGGAAAGAGCCTTTGGACATTACTGCAAGGCCAGAAAGGTCAAGGTCGCCAGGGACTTTCCAGGGAGCGTTCTCTCTGCCTGCAATTCTCTTCCCTTCATCTACACCCGCCCAGCTCCACTCCTTCATGCCCTGCCGTCGGCGCAAACAGCCCCTGCGCCTGAGCGGCCTCAGCGGTGCCTCCGCCCCAACCTGTGTTACTCCGTGGTAGCTAAACTGCCATTTATACGCCTGTCTCCCCTGTTGGCTGTGAGCATCTGAGCGCCAGGAGTGGGAGAGGTGTTGCACGTGGCACACAGtcggtgctcaataaatgtggtATGCAAGCCCAGCAGCGGAGGAGGGGAAGCTCAGGCAAGGGGACCCCTGGGCTCCCACCGAGAGGAGGGGGTGGGTACCTGAGCATGCGGACCAGGGCAG
This genomic stretch from Dasypus novemcinctus isolate mDasNov1 chromosome 21, mDasNov1.1.hap2, whole genome shotgun sequence harbors:
- the JUP gene encoding junction plakoglobin isoform X1, which gives rise to MEVMNLIEQPIKVTEWQQTYTYDSGIHSGANTCVPSVSSKGLMEEEDACGRQYTLKKTTTYTQGAPQCPGELDYQMSTTARAKRVREAMCLGVTGEDSSLLLSTQVEGQTTNLQRLAEPSQMLKSAIVHLINYQDDAELATRALPELTKLLNDEDPVVVTKTSMIVNQLSKKDASRRALMGSPQLVAAVVRTMQHTSDLDTARCTTSILHNLSHHREGLLAIFKSGGIPALVRMLSSPVESVLFYAITTLHNLLLYQEGAKMAVRLADGLQKMVPLLNKNNPKFLAITTDCLQLLAYGNQESKLIILANGGPQALVQIMRNYSYEKLLWTTSRVLKVLSVCPSNKPAIVEAGGMQALGKHLTSNSPRLVQNCLWTLRNLSDVATKQEGLEGVLKILVNQLSVDDVNVLTCATGTLSNLTCNNSKNKTLVTQNSGVEALIHAILRAGDKDDITEPAVCALRHLTSRHPEAEMAQNSVRLNYGIPAIVKLLNQPNQWPLVKATIGLIRNLALCPANHAPLQEAAVIPRLVQLLVKAHQDAQRHVAAGTQQPYTDGVRMEEIVEGCTGALHILARDPMTRMEIFRLNTIPLFVQLLYSSVENIQRVAAGVLCELAQDKEAADAIDAEGASAPLMELLHSRNEGTATYAAAVLFRISEDKNPEYRKRVSVELTNSLFKHDPVAWEAAQSMIPINEPYGEDMDPTYRRMYSSDVPLEPLDMEGDFPMDTYSDGLRPPYSTADHMLA
- the JUP gene encoding junction plakoglobin isoform X2, translating into MEVMNLIEQPIKVTEWQQTYTYDSGIHSGANTCVPSVSSKGLMEEEDACGRQYTLKKTTTYTQGAPQCPGELDYQMSTTARAKRVREAMCLGVTGEDSSLLLSTQVEGQTTNLQRLAEPSQMLKSAIVHLINYQDDAELATRALPELTKLLNDEDPVVVTKTSMIVNQLSKKDASRRALMGSPQLVAAVVRTMQHTSDLDTARCTTSILHNLSHHREGLLAIFKSGGIPALVRMLSSPVESVLFYAITTLHNLLLYQEGAKMAVRLADGLQKMVPLLNKNNPKFLAITTDCLQLLAYGNQESKLIILANGGPQALVQIMRNYSYEKLLWTTSRVLKVLSVCPSNKPAIVEAGGMQALGKHLTSNSPRLVQNCLWTLRNLSDVATKQEGLEGVLKILVNQLSVDDVNVLTCATGTLSNLTCNNSKNKTLVTQNSGVEALIHAILRAGDKDDITEPAVCALRHLTSRHPEAEMAQNSVRLNYGIPAIVKLLNQPNQWPLVKATIGLIRNLALCPANHAPLQEAAVIPRLVQLLVKAHQDAQRHVAAGTQQPYTDGVRMEEIVEGCTGALHILARDPMTRMEIFRLNTIPLFVQLLYSSVENIQRVAAGVLCELAQDKEAADAIDAEGASAPLMELLHSRNEGTATYAAAVLFRISEDKNPEYRKRVSVELTNSLFKHDPVAWEAAQSMIPINEPYGEDMDPTYRRMYSSDVPLEPLDMEGDFPMDTYSDGLRPPYSTADHMLA